One genomic segment of Streptomyces sp. RKND-216 includes these proteins:
- a CDS encoding DUF1801 domain-containing protein yields MADAAVKWRHPAWVHPPGTILFRISGHARHASVTFTPSTREAFAAEPTGSGTGRGTAGLPHGAPAPADHPTA; encoded by the coding sequence GTGGCGGACGCGGCCGTCAAGTGGCGCCATCCGGCGTGGGTGCACCCGCCGGGGACGATCCTGTTCAGGATCAGCGGCCACGCCCGGCACGCGAGCGTCACGTTCACGCCCAGCACCCGCGAAGCCTTCGCCGCCGAACCGACCGGTTCCGGAACCGGCAGGGGGACGGCCGGGCTCCCGCACGGCGCCCCGGCGCCGGCCGACCACCCCACCGCATGA
- a CDS encoding sigma-70 family RNA polymerase sigma factor: protein MKVSPLRVVGPGFRFASGADGRTAAQHDDDRTLAARESLAGESRAEEAVAEEAVAEEAVADEAVADEARADKELAAAFVRGDELALAAVHRRWSALVFTLASRALGDRDEAEDVTQQVFLAAWRGRHGYRPERGALAGWLVGITRRKIADALSARTRRRDLHDKAAARQAPAAGGRVPAEVDAVLDRVLVAHELATLPAPQRRVLCLAFYDDLTQVQIAERTGLALGTVKSHTRRGLHRLRRSLTTT from the coding sequence ATGAAGGTCAGCCCCCTGCGCGTCGTGGGCCCCGGATTCCGGTTCGCGTCCGGGGCGGACGGCCGTACGGCAGCACAGCACGACGACGACCGGACCCTCGCGGCCCGGGAGTCCCTCGCCGGAGAATCCCGTGCCGAAGAAGCCGTGGCCGAAGAAGCCGTGGCCGAAGAAGCCGTGGCCGACGAAGCCGTGGCCGACGAAGCCCGTGCCGACAAGGAACTCGCCGCGGCGTTCGTACGCGGCGACGAACTCGCCCTCGCGGCCGTTCACCGGCGCTGGTCCGCCCTCGTCTTCACCCTCGCCTCGCGCGCACTGGGAGACCGCGACGAGGCGGAGGACGTCACCCAGCAGGTGTTCCTCGCCGCGTGGCGCGGCAGGCACGGCTACCGGCCGGAGCGAGGGGCGCTGGCCGGGTGGCTCGTCGGGATCACCCGTCGCAAGATCGCCGACGCGCTCTCCGCGCGCACCCGGCGCCGGGACCTCCACGACAAGGCCGCCGCGCGTCAGGCCCCGGCGGCTGGCGGACGCGTTCCCGCGGAGGTGGACGCCGTGCTGGACCGCGTCCTCGTGGCGCACGAACTGGCCACGCTGCCGGCTCCTCAGCGACGGGTACTGTGCCTCGCCTTCTACGACGACCTGACGCAGGTGCAGATCGCCGAGCGGACGGGTCTGGCGCTCGGCACGGTGAAGAGTCACACCCGCCGCGGTCTGCACCGCCTCCGCCGGAGCCTCACCACCACCTGA
- a CDS encoding MerR family transcriptional regulator produces MDASRPEHTAGQTTGAVARRIGVSPTTLRSWDRRYGLGPSLREQGRHRRWTPGDIAVLEEMCRLTSAGVPPAEAAKAALGAAGSSTSVGAETMQEPEKAPAQPTGGGGLPLGDVRQECRGLARAAVRLDAAAVQAGLATAIGEYGLVSAWEEVMMPALRAVGLKWSNSGDRYVEVEHLLSWHVSATLRAAAAAAPGDVPDTVSARDGRSGRGPVVLACVPGELHALPLEALAAGLARRGLPVLMFGAAVPVPALEEAVRRTGPSAVVLWAQTSSAADWPLARHVGAMGWGVRGARRHPAVVAAGPGWASPHLPLPGAHRPRSLHNALSLLENLASA; encoded by the coding sequence ATGGACGCGTCCCGCCCGGAGCACACCGCAGGGCAGACCACGGGTGCCGTGGCCCGGCGGATCGGGGTGTCGCCGACCACCCTGCGCTCGTGGGACCGGCGCTACGGCCTGGGCCCGTCCCTCCGGGAACAGGGCAGACACCGCAGGTGGACGCCGGGCGACATCGCCGTGCTGGAAGAGATGTGCCGGCTGACCTCGGCGGGCGTCCCGCCCGCCGAGGCGGCGAAGGCGGCACTCGGCGCGGCCGGGTCGTCCACATCGGTCGGTGCCGAAACGATGCAGGAGCCGGAGAAGGCGCCCGCGCAGCCGACCGGTGGCGGCGGCCTGCCGCTGGGCGACGTACGCCAGGAGTGCCGCGGGCTGGCGCGTGCGGCCGTGCGGCTCGACGCCGCGGCGGTCCAGGCGGGGCTGGCGACGGCGATCGGCGAGTACGGCCTGGTGTCGGCGTGGGAGGAGGTCATGATGCCCGCGCTGCGCGCCGTCGGCCTCAAGTGGTCGAACTCCGGGGACCGGTACGTGGAAGTGGAGCACCTGCTGTCGTGGCACGTCTCGGCGACGCTGCGGGCGGCGGCTGCCGCCGCGCCCGGTGACGTCCCCGACACGGTCTCCGCCCGGGACGGGAGGAGCGGCCGCGGACCCGTGGTACTGGCCTGCGTGCCGGGCGAGCTGCACGCGCTGCCGCTGGAGGCGCTGGCCGCGGGCCTGGCCCGGCGCGGGCTCCCGGTGCTGATGTTCGGCGCCGCGGTGCCCGTGCCGGCGCTGGAGGAGGCCGTGCGGCGGACCGGACCGTCGGCGGTGGTCCTGTGGGCACAGACGTCGTCGGCGGCGGACTGGCCGCTGGCCCGGCACGTCGGCGCGATGGGGTGGGGTGTGCGGGGAGCGCGCCGCCACCCGGCCGTGGTCGCCGCCGGGCCGGGCTGGGCGTCACCACACCTGCCGCTGCCCGGAGCCCACCGGCCCCGCAGCCTGCACAACGCGCTGTCCCTACTGGAGAATCTCGCCTCCGCGTAG
- a CDS encoding glycosyl hydrolase, with amino-acid sequence MSHRRLVLTGTCIGAVTAGLLVATTTTTPENAPRDAQALSAVQRPPDQAPAGGPAPVGGASAGRADPGDDEPGEEEDGLDLPDFGAFLGSGPEGVRRIEKLEKWLDGREPTVGHTYLPGDLWVNIEGKRRFLEPWAEWTREKDDRMFVLNVPMLERNEDDLPDEAVDHLLRAGARGHFDHHFRRLGERLVDLGVEETVVVLGWEMNGTTYTSRCAPNPEAWKTYWRNIVSAMRSVPGQDFEFDFAPARGEDAIAWTKCYPGDPYVDIIGMDSYDQPPGTSFREQVNQPYGLKKQVEFAREHDKEISYPEWGLFRDGDNPEYMRKMLEWIRRHDPEYHTITDYCPHGVMQCGTNPESSDVFRELMADVAELPDPFPTTPTGPEQEPDVPWWKPEPVEFCVDLGDWIQDLLDTEPLCFKFDGDLGL; translated from the coding sequence ATGTCCCACCGACGGCTGGTGCTCACGGGCACCTGCATCGGAGCGGTCACCGCAGGGCTGCTGGTCGCCACGACGACCACCACCCCGGAGAACGCCCCGCGCGACGCGCAGGCACTCAGCGCCGTGCAGAGACCCCCCGACCAGGCTCCGGCGGGCGGACCCGCGCCCGTGGGCGGAGCGAGCGCCGGCCGGGCGGACCCCGGGGACGACGAGCCGGGCGAGGAGGAGGACGGTCTCGACCTGCCGGACTTCGGGGCCTTCCTCGGGTCCGGACCGGAGGGCGTCCGCCGCATCGAGAAGTTGGAGAAGTGGCTGGACGGGCGCGAGCCCACCGTCGGCCACACCTACCTTCCGGGCGACCTGTGGGTGAACATCGAGGGCAAGCGCCGGTTCCTCGAACCCTGGGCGGAGTGGACACGGGAGAAGGACGACCGCATGTTCGTCCTCAACGTCCCGATGCTGGAACGGAACGAGGACGACCTGCCCGACGAGGCCGTCGACCACCTGCTCCGGGCCGGCGCACGCGGCCACTTCGACCACCACTTCCGCCGGCTCGGCGAACGACTGGTGGACCTCGGCGTCGAGGAGACGGTCGTCGTCCTCGGCTGGGAGATGAACGGCACCACCTACACCAGCCGCTGCGCACCGAACCCCGAGGCGTGGAAGACGTACTGGCGCAACATCGTCTCGGCCATGCGGTCCGTACCCGGCCAGGACTTCGAGTTCGACTTCGCCCCGGCGCGCGGTGAGGACGCCATCGCCTGGACGAAGTGCTACCCGGGCGACCCGTACGTGGACATCATCGGCATGGACTCCTACGACCAGCCGCCCGGCACCAGCTTCCGGGAGCAGGTGAACCAGCCGTACGGGCTGAAGAAGCAGGTCGAGTTCGCCAGGGAGCACGACAAGGAGATCTCCTACCCCGAGTGGGGGCTCTTCCGCGACGGCGACAACCCGGAGTACATGCGCAAGATGCTGGAGTGGATCCGCCGCCACGACCCCGAGTACCACACCATCACGGACTACTGCCCGCACGGGGTGATGCAGTGCGGGACCAACCCGGAGTCCTCGGACGTGTTCCGTGAGCTGATGGCGGACGTCGCCGAACTGCCGGACCCGTTCCCCACAACGCCCACGGGACCGGAGCAGGAGCCGGACGTCCCCTGGTGGAAGCCGGAGCCCGTCGAGTTCTGCGTCGACCTCGGCGACTGGATCCAGGACCTGCTGGACACGGAGCCGCTGTGCTTCAAGTTCGACGGGGACCTGGGGCTGTAG
- a CDS encoding GNAT family N-acetyltransferase translates to MTATTPAPTRARTASGGGTGIAVTLCRDPEQFARLAPEWDALFERCPTATPFQTHAWLHSWWLSYGTPGRLRLVLVRRGGVLVGAAPLMLAHRPFPVLVPLGGHISDFFDVLVDAGHVAEVTTALVRGLHRAMRGAVLDLREVRPGAAAERLFAQWEGPRRHRRDSVCLDLPGVPIEELFRRMPATSAKRRRAKLRKLDALGVEHRDVPAEKVPTAVATMIRLHGLQWEGRGVTPEHVRPRFAEHLTRAVTRMARTGHARICEYLVGGEVMASDMTLLSADLAGGYLDGVHPELRAKTDITSMLLRESARHTAATGRSTFSMLRGAEPYKLRWRPVEVGNQRLLMARRELRPVLAAYAGLRTARAAAVREARERVPGLLEWRSRLDEARSGGVRAVLRGVRAGERN, encoded by the coding sequence ATGACAGCGACCACCCCCGCCCCCACCCGGGCCCGCACGGCGTCCGGTGGCGGCACCGGCATCGCGGTGACGCTGTGCCGGGACCCCGAGCAGTTCGCCCGCCTGGCACCGGAATGGGACGCCCTGTTCGAACGGTGCCCCACCGCCACGCCGTTCCAGACCCACGCCTGGCTGCACTCGTGGTGGCTGTCCTACGGCACGCCCGGCCGCCTGCGGCTGGTGCTCGTGCGGCGCGGCGGCGTGCTGGTCGGCGCGGCGCCGCTGATGCTGGCGCACCGGCCCTTCCCGGTCCTGGTGCCGCTCGGCGGCCACATCTCCGACTTCTTCGACGTGCTGGTGGACGCCGGTCACGTCGCGGAGGTGACCACGGCGCTCGTGCGCGGCCTGCACCGGGCCATGCGCGGCGCCGTGCTCGACCTGCGCGAGGTGCGGCCGGGCGCGGCGGCGGAACGGCTGTTCGCGCAGTGGGAGGGTCCACGGCGGCACCGGCGCGACTCGGTGTGCCTGGACCTGCCCGGTGTGCCCATCGAGGAACTGTTCCGCCGCATGCCGGCGACCAGCGCCAAACGGCGCCGGGCCAAGCTCCGCAAGCTCGACGCGCTGGGCGTAGAGCACCGTGACGTCCCGGCGGAGAAGGTGCCCACCGCGGTCGCCACCATGATCCGGCTGCACGGACTCCAGTGGGAGGGCCGCGGAGTGACGCCGGAACACGTACGGCCCCGCTTCGCGGAGCACCTGACGCGCGCCGTGACGCGGATGGCTCGCACCGGCCACGCCCGGATCTGCGAGTACCTGGTCGGGGGCGAGGTGATGGCCTCCGACATGACCCTGTTGTCGGCCGACCTGGCGGGTGGCTACCTCGACGGCGTCCACCCGGAGCTACGGGCGAAGACCGACATCACGTCGATGCTGCTGCGGGAGAGCGCCCGGCACACGGCGGCGACCGGCCGCAGCACGTTCAGCATGCTGCGGGGCGCGGAGCCGTACAAGCTGCGCTGGCGGCCGGTCGAGGTCGGCAACCAGCGGCTGCTGATGGCCCGTCGCGAGCTGCGCCCGGTGCTCGCCGCGTACGCGGGGCTGCGCACCGCGCGCGCGGCGGCGGTGCGGGAGGCCCGCGAACGGGTGCCCGGTTTGCTGGAGTGGCGGTCCCGGCTGGACGAGGCGCGCAGCGGCGGTGTCCGCGCCGTGCTGCGCGGCGTCCGGGCGGGGGAGCGGAACTGA
- a CDS encoding glycosyltransferase — protein MSLPSRVLHVITGLGVGGAEQQLRLMLRHLPVRSDVVTLTNPGAVADGLRADGVRVRHLGMRGNRDLAALPRLVRLIRDGGYDLVHTHLYRACVYGRLAARMAGVRHVVATEHSLGDAAIEGRPLGAGTRGLYLATERLGGATVAVSVTVADRLRAWGVPADRIHVVPNGIDAARFRHDPAARAATRTRLGLPADATVVGGVGRLVPGKRYDRLVRACAAQPDVRLLLVGDGPERARLLHLARALGVADRVLLPGECGGAVAPVTAAEEAAAGLPPLPHLLAAMDLFVSPSTEEAFGLSVLEALAAGLPVLHVTCPAVDDVPGSEAPGAYRVGAETERLTAALRVHLAAGHGRLPVPPVVRRYDIARAAERLTGVYAGLTGTAPAEPVPPPARPDTGRLAAWIPGASVPPHAAGVNRRRGAP, from the coding sequence GTGAGCCTGCCCTCGCGGGTCCTGCACGTCATCACCGGCCTCGGTGTCGGCGGCGCGGAGCAGCAGCTGCGGCTGATGCTCCGCCACCTCCCCGTGCGCAGCGATGTCGTCACCCTCACCAACCCCGGCGCCGTCGCCGACGGCCTGCGCGCCGACGGCGTGCGCGTGCGGCACCTGGGGATGCGGGGCAACCGCGACCTGGCGGCGCTGCCGCGGCTGGTCCGGCTGATCCGCGACGGCGGCTACGACCTGGTGCACACCCACCTCTACCGGGCCTGCGTGTACGGGCGCCTCGCGGCGCGCATGGCGGGGGTGCGGCACGTCGTGGCCACCGAACACTCGCTGGGCGACGCGGCGATCGAAGGCCGCCCCCTGGGCGCGGGCACGCGCGGCCTGTACCTGGCGACCGAGCGGCTGGGCGGCGCGACCGTCGCCGTGTCGGTCACCGTCGCCGACCGGCTTCGTGCCTGGGGCGTGCCCGCGGACCGCATCCACGTGGTGCCCAACGGCATCGACGCCGCCCGGTTCCGCCACGACCCCGCCGCGCGTGCCGCCACGCGGACCCGCCTCGGGCTCCCCGCCGACGCGACGGTGGTCGGCGGCGTGGGCCGCCTGGTGCCGGGCAAGCGGTACGACCGCCTGGTCCGCGCCTGCGCGGCGCAGCCGGACGTACGCCTGCTGCTGGTCGGCGACGGTCCCGAACGGGCACGACTGCTGCACCTCGCGCGGGCACTCGGTGTGGCGGACCGCGTCCTGCTCCCCGGCGAGTGCGGCGGCGCGGTCGCCCCGGTGACGGCCGCCGAGGAGGCCGCCGCCGGACTGCCGCCGCTTCCGCACCTGCTGGCCGCCATGGACCTGTTCGTCTCGCCGTCCACGGAGGAGGCCTTCGGCCTGTCCGTGCTGGAGGCGCTGGCCGCGGGACTGCCGGTGCTCCACGTCACCTGTCCCGCGGTGGACGACGTGCCCGGCTCCGAGGCGCCCGGCGCCTACCGCGTCGGCGCGGAGACGGAACGCCTCACCGCGGCCCTCCGCGTACACCTCGCCGCCGGACACGGCCGCCTGCCGGTGCCGCCGGTCGTGCGGCGCTACGACATCGCGCGCGCCGCCGAACGGCTCACCGGCGTGTATGCCGGCCTCACCGGTACCGCCCCGGCGGAGCCCGTTCCCCCTCCCGCCCGGCCGGACACCGGACGCCTCGCCGCCTGGATCCCCGGCGCCTCCGTCCCGCCGCACGCCGCAGGCGTGAACCGAAGACGCGGCGCGCCGTGA
- a CDS encoding polysaccharide deacetylase family protein, with amino-acid sequence MYHSVADSTEDPYHVTVSPHRLRRQLEWLAARGLRGVGIAELLRERAAGRGRDLVGLTFDDGYQDFLDEAVPLLHRHDCTATVFVLPGRLGGSNVWDPLGPRKPLLTAEGVLAAVGAGMEIGSHGMLHRELPALDDAGLHEETAGSRDLLTRLTGRPPAGFCYPYGTLDARAVRAVRAAGYAYACAIDPGRLTGLHALPRVHIGEQDNAVRLHLKRRLHPWRRRPLPEEATLR; translated from the coding sequence ATGTACCACTCCGTCGCCGACAGCACCGAAGACCCGTACCACGTCACCGTCTCCCCGCACCGGCTGCGCCGCCAGCTCGAATGGCTCGCCGCCCGGGGCCTGCGCGGCGTCGGCATCGCCGAACTGCTCCGGGAACGGGCCGCCGGCCGCGGCCGCGACCTCGTCGGCCTCACCTTCGACGACGGCTACCAGGACTTCCTCGACGAGGCCGTCCCCCTGCTGCACCGGCACGACTGCACCGCCACCGTCTTCGTGCTGCCCGGCCGTCTCGGCGGCAGCAACGTGTGGGACCCGCTGGGCCCGCGCAAGCCGCTGCTCACCGCCGAGGGCGTGCTGGCCGCCGTGGGCGCCGGCATGGAGATCGGCTCGCACGGCATGCTGCACCGCGAACTCCCCGCGCTCGACGACGCCGGGCTGCACGAGGAGACCGCAGGCAGCCGCGATCTGCTGACCCGCCTCACGGGCAGACCCCCGGCCGGCTTCTGCTACCCCTACGGCACCCTGGACGCCCGCGCGGTGCGCGCGGTGCGCGCGGCCGGCTACGCCTACGCCTGCGCCATCGACCCCGGCCGCCTCACCGGCCTCCACGCCCTGCCCCGCGTGCACATCGGCGAGCAGGACAACGCGGTGCGCCTGCACCTCAAGCGCCGCCTGCACCCCTGGCGCCGCCGGCCGTTGCCGGAGGAGGCGACGCTCCGGTGA
- a CDS encoding lipid II flippase MurJ yields MTEVAHTETEPPVDVPEPPGTRSLPDVPSAADRTSDDAVPAGGRQGRFIARAAAATAALTVAGALMGLVRDQTIAHLYGAGAATDAFLVSWTVPEIAATLLIEDAMALVLIPAFSLALSRRAALRATRAAHAAGEADGGPDPVRALLTRSLPRLLLALACASGLLMVGAPGLVGTLAPGLADPELAVQCTRLTAVTLLTFGTAGYLSAGLRAHGRFVPPAAIYVAYNLGIVATVLVLHALWGVRAAALGVAVGGALMVLVQLPFFLRVMPRGKAGRRAGRRELRGGRPDGAPGASRATTTVGAGVLLPIALFTIGRQSQVLVERYLASSLPAGAISHLNYAQKVAQIPMALSLMICTVTFPLVARALADGEAETVRRRVERDLAGAALVVLLGAAYVFACAPQIIELLFQRGAFSAQDTEATASVMRVYALGLLGHSMVGAVVRPFFSTGRPTWYPACTMVAGLLVTILGGVALSRLWGTHGIAAANAAGITLTAILLLAGTGRRASRHVAVAVDLPRVLGGLVRLLGAAALAAAAGCAVAQLCGSALLAASAGALVVSAVFLVTGYVLGAGEIPQLVSAVERRLRHDR; encoded by the coding sequence GTGACCGAAGTGGCCCACACCGAGACCGAACCGCCCGTGGACGTGCCGGAGCCTCCCGGGACCCGCTCGCTCCCCGACGTCCCGTCAGCAGCCGACCGAACGTCGGACGACGCGGTCCCGGCCGGCGGCCGGCAGGGCCGGTTCATCGCCCGCGCCGCGGCGGCCACCGCCGCGCTCACCGTTGCCGGAGCCCTGATGGGTCTGGTCCGCGACCAGACCATCGCCCACCTCTACGGCGCCGGAGCCGCCACCGACGCGTTCCTCGTCTCCTGGACCGTCCCGGAGATCGCCGCGACGCTCCTCATCGAGGACGCCATGGCGCTGGTGCTGATTCCCGCCTTCAGCCTGGCCCTGTCCCGCCGTGCCGCGCTGCGCGCCACCCGGGCCGCCCACGCGGCGGGGGAGGCCGACGGCGGCCCGGACCCGGTCCGCGCGCTGCTCACGCGCTCCCTGCCCCGCCTGCTGCTGGCCCTGGCCTGCGCGTCCGGGCTCCTCATGGTCGGCGCCCCCGGGCTTGTCGGGACGCTCGCACCGGGCCTGGCCGACCCGGAGCTGGCCGTGCAGTGCACCCGGCTCACCGCCGTCACCCTGCTCACCTTCGGCACCGCGGGCTACCTCAGCGCCGGGCTGCGCGCACACGGCCGCTTCGTGCCCCCGGCCGCCATCTACGTCGCCTACAACCTCGGCATCGTCGCCACCGTGCTGGTGCTCCACGCCCTGTGGGGCGTACGCGCCGCAGCACTGGGGGTGGCCGTCGGAGGCGCGCTGATGGTGCTCGTCCAACTGCCGTTCTTCCTGCGCGTGATGCCGCGCGGAAAGGCCGGACGCCGGGCCGGGCGCCGGGAGCTCCGCGGAGGGCGTCCCGACGGCGCTCCGGGCGCGAGCCGCGCCACCACGACGGTCGGCGCCGGAGTGCTGCTGCCCATCGCGCTGTTCACCATCGGCCGCCAGTCGCAGGTGCTGGTGGAGCGCTACCTGGCCTCCTCGCTGCCCGCCGGAGCGATCTCCCACCTCAACTACGCGCAGAAAGTGGCGCAGATCCCGATGGCGCTGTCCCTGATGATCTGCACCGTCACCTTCCCGCTGGTCGCCCGCGCCCTCGCCGACGGCGAGGCGGAGACGGTGCGGCGCCGGGTGGAACGCGACCTGGCGGGCGCCGCGCTCGTGGTCCTCCTCGGCGCCGCCTACGTCTTCGCCTGCGCCCCGCAGATCATCGAACTCCTTTTCCAGCGAGGCGCGTTCAGCGCGCAGGACACCGAGGCCACCGCGTCCGTGATGCGCGTCTACGCCCTCGGACTCCTCGGCCACAGCATGGTCGGCGCGGTCGTCCGCCCCTTCTTCTCCACCGGTCGTCCCACCTGGTACCCGGCGTGCACGATGGTCGCCGGCCTCCTGGTCACCATCCTCGGCGGCGTCGCCCTCAGCCGTCTGTGGGGCACCCACGGCATCGCCGCCGCCAACGCCGCCGGTATCACCCTGACCGCGATCCTGCTGCTCGCCGGTACCGGCCGCCGCGCCAGCCGGCACGTCGCCGTAGCCGTCGACCTGCCCCGCGTACTCGGCGGGCTGGTCCGGCTACTGGGCGCCGCCGCGCTCGCCGCCGCAGCGGGCTGTGCCGTGGCGCAGCTGTGCGGGTCCGCGCTCCTCGCCGCCTCCGCCGGCGCCCTGGTCGTCTCCGCCGTCTTCCTCGTCACCGGCTACGTCCTCGGGGCGGGGGAGATCCCGCAACTCGTGTCCGCCGTCGAACGAAGGCTCCGTCATGACCGCTGA
- a CDS encoding O-antigen ligase family protein produces MALRVAGQSRYVRVLPVAATVLLLCVPGGSADTAAATHVAPADVASALLVLWCAVTLVRERRRPLTAPAAVVLAAPAVAFAVAAATSPQPAEALLGLVRYLQVFVLVPAAVVLLLRTREDLRPAAGAIVAVAVVQGAVGVHQYLTATGASYQGRTVRAVGTFGPLDVMGMATVVSYGLLLLLAVGLAPPPSAPRWLRPAALGTAAALVVPLTVSFSRGAWIATVCAGGVMLLLAGARLAARTLTLLLAAGVVLVGGAGVGTEMIGARLASITQVASSPDQSVTDRYAMWAAAVSMWRENPATGVGLKGFPGHRDGHASLALSSGSDTAGAGVDFHREPLLSPHNMYLLILGEQGLIGLTLVAGSWLALLGCALARLRRLRRPPSADRRVPGGARPPDGTDCGLAAVGLLVWQLVDFLYADIGGPSTVLTAVLFGIAAWWALCPAALRPGEDRR; encoded by the coding sequence GTGGCGCTCCGGGTCGCCGGGCAGTCGCGGTACGTCCGGGTGCTGCCGGTGGCGGCCACCGTGCTGCTGCTGTGCGTTCCCGGGGGGTCGGCCGACACCGCCGCGGCCACCCATGTGGCACCGGCCGACGTCGCCTCCGCCCTGCTGGTCCTGTGGTGCGCGGTGACGCTGGTGCGCGAACGCCGCCGCCCGCTGACCGCACCGGCCGCGGTCGTTCTCGCCGCCCCGGCCGTCGCGTTCGCGGTCGCCGCCGCCACCTCCCCGCAGCCCGCTGAGGCGCTGCTCGGACTGGTCCGCTACCTCCAGGTGTTCGTGCTGGTGCCCGCGGCTGTGGTGCTGCTGCTGCGCACCCGCGAGGACCTGCGCCCCGCGGCGGGCGCGATCGTCGCCGTCGCCGTGGTGCAGGGGGCGGTCGGCGTTCACCAGTACCTCACCGCGACCGGCGCGTCCTACCAGGGCCGCACGGTACGCGCGGTCGGCACCTTCGGCCCGCTCGACGTGATGGGCATGGCGACCGTCGTGTCCTACGGCCTCCTACTGCTGCTCGCCGTCGGTCTCGCCCCGCCCCCGTCCGCGCCGCGCTGGCTCCGTCCCGCCGCGCTGGGCACCGCGGCGGCCCTCGTCGTCCCGCTGACCGTGTCGTTCAGCCGCGGAGCCTGGATCGCCACCGTCTGCGCCGGCGGCGTGATGCTGCTCCTGGCCGGTGCACGGCTCGCCGCCCGCACCCTCACCCTGCTGCTCGCCGCGGGCGTGGTGCTCGTCGGTGGCGCCGGCGTCGGCACGGAGATGATCGGCGCGCGGCTGGCCAGCATCACCCAGGTCGCCAGCAGCCCCGACCAGTCCGTCACCGACCGGTACGCCATGTGGGCCGCCGCGGTGAGCATGTGGCGCGAGAACCCGGCGACCGGCGTCGGGCTCAAGGGCTTCCCCGGCCACCGCGACGGGCACGCCTCCCTCGCCCTGTCCTCCGGAAGCGACACCGCGGGCGCGGGCGTGGATTTCCACCGGGAGCCGCTGCTCTCCCCGCACAACATGTACCTGCTGATCCTCGGCGAACAGGGCCTGATCGGGCTGACGCTCGTCGCGGGCAGCTGGCTCGCCCTGCTGGGGTGCGCGCTGGCGCGGCTCCGCCGCCTCCGCCGCCCGCCGTCCGCAGACCGTCGCGTGCCCGGCGGGGCCCGGCCACCGGACGGCACGGACTGCGGGCTGGCCGCCGTCGGCCTGCTGGTGTGGCAGCTCGTCGACTTCCTCTACGCCGACATCGGCGGGCCCTCCACCGTGCTGACCGCCGTGCTCTTCGGCATCGCCGCCTGGTGGGCGCTCTGCCCGGCGGCACTGCGTCCGGGGGAGGACCGCCGGTGA